CAACACGGAGCCAGCCcaccttaaaaagaaaaaaaaaaacaacaaaaaccaacccaaaaaacaactttgttttaaaattgttttgagttttttttttttttttttaaaaaaaaggtaatagAAGGTGGCAAGCGGGGTTGTGGCTCTAGCAAAGCCCCCAACAACAACTCACACGGAGAACTTTTAGTTAAGGTGGCAAGGCTGTGGGAACTCACATGAAAAACTCTGGAGAGGAAGGGTTGTCGCTGCTGGATCCGTTTTCTCTGAAGCCATTGCTGACCAGCTTCTCGTACTTTTCCTTGTAGGCGTCCCTCTCCCGGACCAGCCTGGAGATCTCCTGCTTTAGGTGCTCCacttgctgcagcagctggttcTTCTCCGACTCCAGGACGTGCCGCTGCTGGACCCTCTTGAAGCGGCAGGACTGGGCATAGCCCCTGTTTTTGAGGGTCCTCCTCTTCTGCTTCAGCCGGATCACCTCTTCCTTGCTGACGCCCCGCAGCTGCCGGTTCAGCTCCCGCACCGACATGGTCACCAGCTGCTCGTCGGAGAAGCGGTCGTCGAAGTGgaggccgccgccgccgccgccgccgccgccgtggTGCGGATGGTGCAGccccccggcgccgccgccgccgccgccgccgccggagccggagccggcGGCCGAGGAGGCGGAGGAGGGCGGcgcgctgcccggcgccgcgGCGTGGGGgtgcccgccgccgccgccgccgccgccgccgccgccgtggtgcgggtggtggtggtggtggtggtagtGGGGCGCGCCGCcctgcgccgccgccgcggcgaTCACCGCCGACACCACGGCGGCCGCCGAGCCCATCTCCTCGGCCGGCACGGAGCCGCCGGCGGCCGCGGCCAGCTGCTGCCCTCTAGCATAGCCATCGAAGGCGCCGGGCAGCGGGTGGTGGCTGCTGTTGATCAGCGCCTCCACCGCGTCCTCGGGGCTGAAGCCCAGCGCCTCCGGGTTGAGCTGCTGCGGGTACCCCGTCATCCAGTAGTAGTCTTCCAGGTGGGTCTTCTGGTcggagccggagccggggctgggcgCCGAGAAGCTGGGGGACGGGGGCACGGAGCTGCAGGGCGTGCTCATCGGGGTGGAGGAGAGCGATCCCCCGGCGATCAGGCGGCCGCACTGGCTGATAATGCGATCGGTCTCCACCGGCTCCTTTTTCACTTCAAACTTCATCAGATCGAAGTCATTAACATATTCCATGGCCAGGGGACTGGTGGGCAGGTCGGAGCTGCTCATCGCCAGCTCTGATGCCATCCTTTTGCTGCCGAGAGTCCTCCAGAAAGGGTGCGCTCCGGGAGCGAGGG
This Vidua chalybeata isolate OUT-0048 chromosome 11, bVidCha1 merged haplotype, whole genome shotgun sequence DNA region includes the following protein-coding sequences:
- the MAF gene encoding transcription factor Maf → MASELAMSSSDLPTSPLAMEYVNDFDLMKFEVKKEPVETDRIISQCGRLIAGGSLSSTPMSTPCSSVPPSPSFSAPSPGSGSDQKTHLEDYYWMTGYPQQLNPEALGFSPEDAVEALINSSHHPLPGAFDGYARGQQLAAAAGGSVPAEEMGSAAAVVSAVIAAAAAQGGAPHYHHHHHHPHHGGGGGGGGGGGHPHAAAPGSAPPSSASSAAGSGSGGGGGGGGAGGLHHPHHGGGGGGGGGLHFDDRFSDEQLVTMSVRELNRQLRGVSKEEVIRLKQKRRTLKNRGYAQSCRFKRVQQRHVLESEKNQLLQQVEHLKQEISRLVRERDAYKEKYEKLVSNGFRENGSSSDNPSSPEFFMYPRESSTTVM